A stretch of the Mycobacterium sp. ITM-2016-00317 genome encodes the following:
- a CDS encoding SDR family oxidoreductase, translating into MTRPETHPDPLHDTVVAITGASSGIGEATARLLGHRGARLVLGARRADRLDALAAELGAAGVQVTAVATDVTRAEDLVRLVGAAVDGYGRLDVLVSNAGVAAIGPVSSGDVTGWDAMVDVNLRGVLHGFAAATPVFRRQGRGHFVTTVSTAGLKIVPSQGVYAATKNAVRTVMEALRQESTDGVIRTTSISPGFVNTELDGSITDPELRDRIRADMEAFGLDPGAVARAIAFVIEQPHDVEIGDLTIRPTRQG; encoded by the coding sequence ATGACCCGACCCGAAACCCATCCCGACCCTCTGCACGACACGGTCGTGGCGATCACCGGCGCCAGCAGCGGCATCGGCGAGGCCACGGCACGGCTCCTCGGCCACCGCGGCGCGCGCCTCGTCCTGGGGGCCCGCCGGGCCGACCGCCTGGACGCGCTGGCCGCAGAACTCGGGGCGGCCGGCGTGCAGGTCACCGCGGTCGCCACCGACGTGACCCGCGCGGAGGACCTCGTGCGACTGGTCGGCGCCGCGGTGGACGGCTACGGGCGGCTCGACGTGCTGGTCAGCAATGCCGGCGTCGCCGCGATCGGACCCGTCTCCAGCGGGGACGTGACCGGCTGGGATGCCATGGTGGACGTGAACCTGCGCGGAGTGCTGCACGGATTCGCCGCGGCCACACCAGTTTTCCGGCGCCAGGGCCGCGGCCACTTCGTGACGACGGTGTCGACCGCGGGATTGAAGATCGTGCCGAGCCAGGGCGTCTACGCGGCGACCAAGAACGCGGTGCGCACCGTGATGGAGGCACTCCGGCAGGAGTCCACCGACGGCGTCATCCGCACGACGTCGATCTCGCCGGGCTTCGTGAACACCGAGCTGGACGGATCCATCACCGATCCCGAACTGCGCGACCGGATCCGGGCCGACATGGAGGCCTTCGGCCTGGATCCCGGCGCAGTCGCGCGGGCGATCGCATTCGTGATCGAGCAACCCCACGACGTGGAGATCGGCGACCTGACCATCCGGCCCACGCGGCAGGGCTGA
- a CDS encoding zinc-binding alcohol dehydrogenase family protein, translating into MTAPRMRAWQVRKPGPMAARPLVRAVVPVPEPGPGELLVAVRACGVCRTDLHVTEGDLPVHRPSVIPGHEVVGEVVRIGEGAGTRFSVGDLVGIAWLRHTCGECRYCLRGHENLCPRSRYTGWDADGGYAEFTTVPEAFALRLPGGYSDIELAPLLCAGIIGYRALARADLPPGGRLGIYGFGGSAHLTAQVALARGAELHVMTRGQRARDLALALGAASVQGAADPPPVPLDSAILFAPVGELVLPAMAALDRGGTLSIAGIHLTDIPVLNYQRHLFQERQMRSVTSNTRTDAQEFLDFAAEHRLEVSNPQYPLDRADEALGDLSAGRIAGAAVLLVG; encoded by the coding sequence ATGACCGCGCCCAGGATGCGCGCCTGGCAGGTGCGAAAGCCCGGGCCGATGGCCGCCCGGCCGCTGGTCCGGGCCGTGGTGCCGGTACCCGAGCCCGGTCCCGGCGAGCTGCTGGTCGCGGTCCGGGCCTGCGGGGTGTGCCGCACCGATCTGCACGTGACCGAGGGCGACCTGCCGGTGCACCGGCCGTCGGTGATCCCCGGCCACGAGGTGGTCGGGGAGGTCGTTCGGATCGGGGAGGGTGCGGGAACGCGGTTCTCCGTCGGCGACCTCGTCGGCATCGCCTGGCTGCGCCACACGTGCGGCGAATGCCGCTACTGCCTGCGCGGTCACGAGAATCTGTGCCCGCGGTCCCGGTACACCGGGTGGGACGCCGACGGCGGCTACGCCGAGTTCACGACCGTGCCGGAGGCCTTCGCACTGCGGCTGCCCGGCGGTTACTCCGACATCGAACTGGCCCCGCTGCTGTGCGCCGGCATCATCGGCTACCGCGCGCTGGCGCGCGCCGATCTCCCGCCGGGCGGCCGGCTGGGCATCTACGGGTTCGGTGGCAGCGCCCACCTGACCGCGCAGGTGGCGCTCGCGCGCGGAGCTGAACTGCATGTGATGACGCGGGGGCAGCGGGCCAGGGATCTGGCGCTGGCCCTCGGCGCGGCCTCGGTGCAAGGCGCCGCCGACCCGCCGCCGGTTCCGCTGGACTCGGCGATCCTGTTCGCCCCGGTCGGCGAGCTGGTGCTGCCGGCGATGGCCGCGCTGGACCGCGGCGGCACGTTGTCGATCGCCGGGATCCACCTCACCGACATCCCGGTGCTGAACTACCAGCGCCACCTCTTCCAGGAACGGCAGATGCGCTCGGTGACGTCGAACACCCGCACCGACGCCCAGGAGTTCCTGGACTTCGCCGCCGAACACCGGCTCGAGGTGTCGAACCCGCAGTACCCGCTCGACCGGGCCGACGAGGCACTCGGCGATCTCAGCGCCGGGCGGATCGCCGGCGCGGCGGTGCTGCTGGTCGGGTAG
- a CDS encoding CPBP family intramembrane glutamic endopeptidase, translating to MSDAVAAPIEPHPVVAQLAALHHFRVYVDIAVVVVVLALSNLLAHFTTPWANVVVVPAAAVGLVLVVRSRGLGWSELGLGREHWKSGAGYALGAVGLVGAVIAIGALLPWTRPLFLNNNYATLSGALIASMIIIPLQTVIPEELAFRGVLHGALDRAWGWRGVAAAGSLLFGLWHIATSMGLTASNVGFTRILGGGVFGMVVGVVGAVVATAAAGFVFSWLRRRSGSLIAPIALHWSLNGLGALAAALVWHLS from the coding sequence ATGTCAGATGCCGTCGCCGCCCCGATAGAGCCCCACCCCGTGGTGGCCCAGCTCGCCGCGCTCCACCATTTCCGGGTCTATGTCGACATCGCGGTCGTCGTGGTCGTCCTCGCGCTGTCGAACCTGCTCGCGCATTTCACGACCCCGTGGGCCAACGTCGTCGTCGTGCCTGCCGCAGCGGTCGGCCTGGTGCTGGTGGTCCGCTCCCGCGGACTGGGCTGGAGCGAACTCGGGCTGGGCCGTGAGCACTGGAAGTCCGGTGCCGGATACGCGCTCGGCGCAGTCGGCCTGGTCGGCGCGGTCATCGCGATCGGCGCGCTGCTGCCCTGGACGAGGCCGCTGTTCCTGAACAACAACTACGCGACACTCTCGGGTGCGCTGATCGCGTCGATGATCATCATTCCGCTGCAGACCGTGATCCCCGAGGAACTGGCCTTCCGGGGCGTGCTGCACGGCGCGCTCGACCGGGCCTGGGGGTGGCGCGGCGTCGCCGCGGCCGGGTCCCTGCTGTTCGGGTTGTGGCACATCGCCACCTCGATGGGCCTGACGGCGAGCAACGTGGGTTTCACCCGGATCCTCGGCGGCGGCGTCTTCGGCATGGTCGTCGGCGTGGTCGGCGCGGTCGTGGCCACCGCCGCGGCGGGCTTCGTGTTCTCCTGGCTGCGGCGCCGCAGCGGCAGCCTGATCGCACCGATCGCGCTGCACTGGTCGCTCAACGGGCTGGGCGCGCTCGCGGCCGCGCTGGTGTGGCACCTGTCCTGA
- a CDS encoding alpha/beta hydrolase family protein: protein MKFTEKWRGSAKAAMRRVAVAAAAAVALPGLIGFAGGSATAGAFSRPGLPVEYLDVFSPSMGRDIRVQFQGGGPHAVYLLDGLRAQDDYNGWDINTPAFEWFYQSGLSTIMPVGGQSSFYSDWYQPSRGNGQNYTYKWETFLTQELPTWLEANRGVSRTGNAVVGLSMAGSAALTYAIHHPQQFIYASSLSGFLNPSEGWWPMLIGLAMNDAGGFNAESMWGPSSDPAWKRNDPMVNINQLVANNTRVWIYCGTGTPSELDTGTPGQNLMAAQFLEGFTLRTNIAFRDNYIAAGGTNGVFNFPAAGTHSWGYWGQQLQQMKPDIQRVLGAQATV from the coding sequence ATGAAGTTCACAGAGAAGTGGCGGGGTTCCGCAAAGGCGGCGATGCGCCGGGTGGCCGTTGCCGCTGCGGCCGCCGTCGCGCTGCCCGGGCTGATCGGCTTCGCCGGGGGTTCGGCAACGGCCGGGGCTTTCTCCCGGCCCGGTCTTCCTGTCGAGTACCTCGACGTGTTCTCGCCGTCGATGGGCCGCGACATCCGCGTTCAATTCCAGGGCGGCGGTCCTCATGCGGTCTATCTGCTCGACGGTCTGCGTGCCCAGGACGACTACAACGGCTGGGACATCAACACCCCGGCGTTCGAGTGGTTCTACCAGTCCGGCCTGTCGACGATCATGCCGGTCGGCGGACAGTCCAGCTTCTACAGCGACTGGTACCAGCCGTCGCGGGGCAATGGACAGAACTACACCTACAAGTGGGAGACGTTCCTGACCCAGGAACTGCCGACCTGGCTTGAAGCCAACCGCGGTGTGTCCCGCACCGGCAACGCCGTCGTGGGCCTGTCGATGGCGGGCAGCGCGGCGCTGACCTACGCGATCCACCACCCGCAGCAGTTCATCTACGCCTCCTCGCTGTCGGGCTTCCTGAACCCGTCCGAGGGCTGGTGGCCGATGCTGATCGGGCTGGCGATGAACGACGCAGGCGGCTTCAACGCCGAGAGCATGTGGGGCCCGTCCTCGGACCCGGCGTGGAAGCGCAACGACCCGATGGTCAACATCAACCAGCTGGTCGCCAACAACACCCGCGTCTGGATCTACTGCGGCACCGGCACCCCGTCGGAGCTGGACACCGGAACCCCGGGCCAGAACCTGATGGCCGCGCAGTTCCTCGAAGGGTTCACGTTGCGCACCAACATCGCCTTCCGTGACAACTACATCGCAGCCGGCGGCACCAACGGTGTCTTCAACTTCCCGGCCGCGGGCACCCACAGCTGGGGGTACTGGGGGCAGCAGCTGCAGCAGATGAAGCCCGACATCCAGCGGGTCCTGGGAGCTCAGGCGACCGTCTAG
- a CDS encoding malate dehydrogenase → MSSTTAPPVTVAVTGAAGQIGYAALFRIAAGAMLGRSTPVTLRLVELPGAVRAAEGVVMELDDGAFPLLAGLEIYDDPVRAFDGVDVALLVGARPRTKGMERADLLGANAEIFATAGRALNAGAADGVRVLVVGNPANTNALVAAAHAPDIPAERFTALTRLDHNRAIAAMSRHAGVPVAEISRMTIWGNHSPTQYPDIFHALVGGRSGADYAADTHWLTDDFIPTVARRGTAIIEARGASSAASAANGAIDHIDDWVHGTPAGDWTSVALPSPGVYGVDEGLVCSFPCRSVDGRWEIVEGLDINPFSRTRIDASVAELRAERDAVAALGLL, encoded by the coding sequence ATGTCGTCGACAACCGCGCCCCCGGTCACCGTCGCTGTCACCGGCGCGGCCGGTCAGATCGGGTACGCCGCCCTGTTCCGCATCGCCGCCGGGGCCATGCTCGGCCGCTCCACGCCGGTCACGTTGCGGTTGGTGGAGCTGCCCGGCGCGGTGCGCGCGGCCGAGGGGGTGGTGATGGAACTCGACGACGGCGCGTTCCCGCTGCTGGCCGGTCTGGAGATCTACGACGACCCGGTCCGCGCATTCGACGGCGTGGACGTGGCGCTGCTGGTCGGTGCCAGACCGCGCACCAAGGGCATGGAGCGCGCCGACCTGCTCGGTGCGAACGCCGAGATCTTCGCGACGGCAGGCCGGGCGCTCAACGCCGGCGCCGCGGACGGCGTGCGGGTGCTGGTGGTCGGTAATCCGGCCAACACCAACGCGCTGGTGGCCGCCGCGCACGCCCCCGACATCCCCGCCGAACGGTTCACCGCGCTGACCCGGCTGGACCACAACCGGGCGATCGCCGCGATGTCGCGGCACGCCGGGGTCCCGGTCGCCGAGATCAGCCGGATGACGATCTGGGGCAACCACTCGCCGACCCAGTACCCCGACATCTTCCACGCGCTGGTCGGCGGCCGCTCGGGCGCCGACTACGCTGCCGACACCCATTGGCTGACAGACGATTTCATTCCGACCGTGGCCCGGCGCGGCACCGCGATCATCGAGGCGCGGGGCGCGAGCTCGGCGGCGTCGGCGGCCAACGGGGCGATCGACCACATCGACGACTGGGTGCACGGCACGCCCGCCGGCGACTGGACGTCGGTGGCGCTGCCCTCCCCCGGTGTCTACGGGGTGGACGAAGGCCTGGTGTGTTCGTTCCCGTGCCGGTCGGTCGACGGCAGGTGGGAGATCGTGGAGGGCCTCGACATCAACCCGTTCTCGCGTACCCGCATCGACGCCAGCGTGGCCGAGCTACGCGCCGAGCGCGATGCGGTCGCCGCGCTCGGACTGCTGTAG
- the lon gene encoding endopeptidase La translates to MPEALQVPVLFVSEPIVLPGMVVPIELDDAARAAVEAAQTAAPTGEAGKLLIAPRLDDRYPTYGVLSSIVQVGHIPGGGSAAVVKGERRAHIGSGATGPGAALWVLVDEVADPVITEETRALAAEYKKLVLAMLQRREAWQIVDVVNKITDPSALADTAGYASYLTDVQRRELLETESVDSRLRRLIDWTGDHLAEVEVTDKIAEDVRAGMDKQQKEFLLRQQLAAIRKELGELGPDGQEGDADYRSRIEAADLPEKVREAALREVGKLERSSEQSPEGGWIRTWLDTVLELPWNVTTEDSTDLKSAREILDADHHGLDDVKDRIVEYLAVRARRAQRGMAVVGGRGSGAVMVLAGPPGVGKTSLGESVARALGRKFVRVALGGVRDEAEIRGHRRTYVGALPGRIVRAIGEAGSMNPVVLLDEIDKVGSDYRGDPSAALLEVLDPAQNHTFRDHYLELDLDLSDVVFLATANVVENIPSALLDRMELIQLDGYTADDKVAIARDYLLPRQSERAALTADEVTVTDAALRKIAADYTREPGVRQFERLLAKALRKATTKLAADPSPIIIDEPDLVEYLGRPRFMPESAERTAVPGVATGLAVTGLGGDVLYIEAGSTDGDAGLQLTGQLGDVMKESAQIALSYVRSHAAELGVDPKSLDRRIHVHVPAGAVPKDGPSAGVTMVTALVSMATGRQVRSDVGMTGEVTLNGRVLPIGGVKQKLLAAQRAGLSTVFIPQRNEADLDDVPADVLETLDVRPMTDVAEIVAQALEPADEAVTAAA, encoded by the coding sequence ATGCCTGAAGCTCTGCAAGTGCCGGTGTTGTTCGTCAGCGAACCCATCGTGCTGCCCGGCATGGTCGTCCCGATCGAACTGGACGACGCCGCCCGTGCCGCTGTCGAAGCGGCCCAGACCGCCGCGCCGACCGGTGAGGCCGGCAAGCTGCTCATCGCGCCGCGGCTCGACGACCGCTACCCCACCTACGGTGTGCTGTCCTCGATCGTGCAGGTCGGCCACATTCCCGGCGGTGGCTCGGCCGCCGTCGTCAAGGGTGAGCGCCGCGCCCACATCGGGTCCGGCGCCACCGGACCCGGCGCGGCCCTGTGGGTCCTCGTCGACGAGGTCGCCGACCCCGTCATCACCGAGGAAACCCGGGCGCTGGCCGCCGAGTACAAGAAACTGGTGCTGGCGATGCTGCAGCGCCGGGAGGCCTGGCAGATCGTCGACGTGGTCAACAAGATCACCGATCCGTCCGCGCTGGCCGACACGGCCGGGTACGCGTCGTACCTGACCGACGTGCAGCGGCGCGAACTGCTGGAGACCGAGAGCGTCGACAGCCGACTGCGCCGGCTGATCGACTGGACCGGCGACCACCTGGCCGAGGTCGAGGTGACCGACAAGATCGCCGAGGACGTCCGGGCCGGGATGGACAAGCAGCAGAAGGAATTCCTGCTCCGTCAGCAGCTGGCCGCGATCCGGAAGGAACTCGGCGAGTTGGGTCCGGACGGCCAGGAAGGAGATGCTGACTACCGGTCCCGCATCGAGGCCGCCGACCTGCCCGAGAAGGTCCGCGAAGCCGCGCTGCGCGAGGTCGGCAAGCTGGAGCGGTCCAGTGAGCAGAGCCCGGAGGGCGGCTGGATCCGCACCTGGCTCGACACCGTGCTGGAGTTGCCGTGGAACGTCACGACCGAGGACTCGACGGACCTCAAGTCCGCCCGGGAGATCCTCGACGCCGATCACCACGGGCTGGACGACGTCAAGGACCGCATCGTCGAGTACCTGGCCGTCCGGGCGCGGCGCGCCCAGCGCGGCATGGCCGTGGTCGGCGGGCGCGGGTCCGGCGCGGTGATGGTGCTGGCCGGTCCCCCCGGCGTCGGCAAGACGTCGCTGGGTGAGTCCGTCGCCCGTGCGTTGGGCCGCAAGTTCGTGCGCGTGGCGCTCGGCGGCGTCCGCGACGAGGCTGAGATCCGGGGCCACCGCCGCACCTACGTCGGTGCGCTGCCCGGGCGGATCGTGCGTGCCATCGGCGAGGCCGGTTCGATGAATCCCGTTGTGCTGCTGGACGAGATCGACAAGGTCGGCTCCGACTACCGGGGCGACCCGTCGGCGGCGCTGCTCGAGGTGCTTGACCCGGCGCAGAACCACACCTTCCGGGACCACTACCTGGAGCTGGATCTCGACCTGTCCGATGTGGTGTTCCTGGCCACGGCCAACGTCGTCGAGAACATCCCGTCGGCGCTGCTGGACCGCATGGAGCTGATCCAGCTCGACGGCTACACCGCCGACGACAAGGTCGCGATCGCGCGGGACTACCTGTTGCCCAGGCAGTCCGAGCGCGCGGCGCTGACCGCCGACGAGGTCACAGTGACCGATGCGGCGCTGCGCAAGATCGCTGCGGATTACACCCGTGAACCCGGTGTGCGGCAGTTCGAACGGCTGTTGGCCAAGGCGTTGCGCAAGGCCACCACCAAACTGGCCGCCGACCCGTCGCCGATCATCATCGATGAGCCGGACCTGGTCGAGTACCTGGGCCGTCCGCGGTTCATGCCCGAGTCGGCCGAACGCACCGCGGTGCCCGGCGTGGCGACCGGGCTGGCCGTCACGGGCCTCGGCGGTGACGTCCTCTACATCGAGGCCGGCTCCACCGACGGCGACGCGGGATTGCAGCTCACCGGTCAGCTCGGCGACGTGATGAAGGAGTCGGCGCAGATCGCGCTGTCCTACGTCCGTTCCCACGCGGCCGAACTCGGCGTCGACCCGAAGTCGCTGGACCGGCGCATCCACGTGCACGTGCCTGCGGGTGCGGTGCCCAAGGACGGCCCGTCGGCCGGGGTGACCATGGTGACCGCGCTGGTCTCGATGGCCACCGGACGGCAGGTGCGCTCCGATGTCGGCATGACCGGTGAGGTCACGCTGAACGGGCGGGTGCTGCCCATCGGCGGCGTCAAGCAGAAGCTGCTCGCCGCTCAGCGGGCCGGCCTGTCGACGGTGTTCATCCCGCAGCGCAACGAGGCCGACCTCGACGACGTCCCCGCCGATGTGCTGGAGACGCTGGACGTCCGGCCGATGACCGACGTGGCGGAGATCGTCGCGCAGGCGCTGGAGCCTGCCGACGAAGCGGTGACCGCTGCGGCCTGA
- a CDS encoding phosphoketolase family protein, with translation MTTTTTTQDSSAAARKTDAWKIVERRPLDAAQIDQIDRWWRAANYLSVGQIYLLANPLLRTPLTRDDVKPRLLGHWGTTPGLNFLYAHLNRAIKERGQPTIYVTGPGHGGPGLVANAYLDGTYSEIYPDITQDDEGLRRLFRQFSFPGGIPSHVAPETPGSIHEGGELGYALSHAYGAAFDNPDLLVAAVVGDGEAETGPLATSWHSNKLINAAQDGVVLPILHLNGYKIANPTVLARIPTEELRSLMTGYGYHPYFFEVPDDADGGADGDHADAHRRFATLLDDALDEIAEIKAGATDDGSRPRWPMIIFRTPKGWTGPAYIDGKKTTGSWRAHQVPLANARDTADHLRVLADWLASYRADELFDGDGKLLPDIASLAPAGQLRMSDNPHANGGLLLKDLRLPDFRDYAVDVPAPGGTIAEATRVLGHWLTDVIRLNPHNFRIFGPDETASNRLQAVYDATDKQWDAEFFGPEVDEHLARVGRVVEMLSEHQCQGWLEGYLLTGRHGLFNCYEAFIHIIDSMFNQHAKWLKVTDEIPWRRPIASLNYLLSSHVWRQDHNGFSHQDPGFIDHVVNKSAKVVRVYLPPDANTLLSTYDHCLRSRQYVNVVVSGKQPSPQFLTMEEAVAHCTRGVGIWEWAGSEVLGTDPDVVLASAGDVPTLEALAAADILRQHLPDLKVRFVNVVDLMRLQDSTEHPHGLTDRDFDMIFTTHRPIVFAYHGYPWLIHRLTYRRTGHANLHVRGYKEEGTTTTPFDMVMLNDLDRYHLVMDVIDRVPSLGSRCAPLRQQMADKRLAAREYTRAHGDDIPEVKDWVWPAARESGFGTAGADATSSTGGDNE, from the coding sequence ATGACGACCACGACGACGACCCAGGACAGTTCGGCCGCCGCGCGGAAGACCGACGCGTGGAAAATCGTGGAACGTCGCCCTCTCGACGCCGCGCAGATCGACCAGATCGACAGGTGGTGGCGCGCGGCGAACTATCTGTCGGTCGGTCAGATCTACCTGCTCGCCAACCCACTGCTGCGCACACCGCTGACCCGCGACGACGTCAAACCGCGACTGCTCGGCCACTGGGGCACCACACCGGGACTGAACTTCCTCTACGCCCACCTCAACCGGGCCATCAAGGAGCGTGGCCAGCCCACCATCTATGTAACCGGCCCCGGCCACGGCGGACCGGGCCTCGTGGCCAACGCCTACCTCGACGGCACCTACAGCGAGATCTACCCCGACATCACCCAGGACGACGAGGGCCTGCGCAGGCTGTTCCGCCAGTTCTCGTTCCCCGGCGGCATCCCGTCGCACGTGGCCCCCGAGACCCCCGGGTCGATCCACGAGGGTGGCGAACTCGGCTACGCGCTGTCCCACGCCTACGGTGCGGCCTTCGACAATCCTGATCTACTGGTGGCCGCGGTGGTCGGCGACGGGGAGGCCGAGACGGGACCGCTGGCGACCAGCTGGCACTCCAACAAGCTGATCAACGCCGCCCAGGACGGCGTGGTGTTGCCGATCCTGCACCTCAACGGCTACAAGATCGCCAACCCGACGGTGCTGGCGCGCATCCCCACCGAGGAACTGCGCAGCCTGATGACCGGCTACGGCTATCACCCGTACTTCTTCGAGGTCCCCGACGACGCCGATGGGGGTGCCGACGGGGACCATGCCGACGCGCACCGTCGGTTCGCGACGCTGCTCGACGACGCGCTCGACGAGATCGCCGAGATCAAAGCCGGGGCCACGGACGACGGGTCGCGGCCGCGCTGGCCGATGATCATCTTCCGCACCCCGAAGGGCTGGACCGGTCCGGCCTACATCGACGGCAAGAAGACCACGGGTTCGTGGCGGGCGCACCAGGTGCCGCTGGCCAACGCCCGCGACACTGCCGACCACCTTCGTGTGCTGGCCGACTGGCTGGCCTCCTACCGTGCCGACGAGCTGTTCGACGGCGACGGGAAACTGTTGCCCGACATCGCGTCGCTGGCCCCGGCCGGCCAGCTGCGGATGAGCGACAACCCGCACGCCAACGGCGGGCTGCTGCTCAAGGACCTCCGGCTGCCGGACTTCCGCGACTACGCCGTCGACGTGCCCGCGCCCGGCGGCACCATCGCCGAGGCCACCCGGGTGCTCGGGCACTGGCTGACCGACGTGATCAGGCTCAACCCGCACAACTTCCGCATCTTCGGCCCCGACGAGACCGCGTCGAACCGGCTCCAGGCCGTCTACGACGCCACCGACAAACAGTGGGACGCCGAGTTCTTCGGTCCCGAGGTCGACGAGCACCTCGCCCGGGTCGGACGGGTGGTCGAGATGCTCTCCGAGCACCAGTGCCAGGGCTGGCTCGAGGGCTACCTGCTGACCGGCAGGCACGGCCTGTTCAACTGCTACGAGGCGTTCATCCACATCATCGACTCGATGTTCAACCAGCACGCCAAATGGCTCAAGGTCACCGACGAGATCCCGTGGCGGCGGCCGATCGCGAGCCTGAACTACCTGCTGTCCAGCCACGTGTGGCGTCAGGACCACAACGGGTTCTCCCACCAGGACCCGGGCTTCATCGACCACGTCGTGAACAAGAGCGCCAAGGTGGTGCGCGTCTACCTGCCGCCGGACGCCAACACGCTGCTGTCCACCTACGACCACTGCCTGCGGTCACGCCAGTACGTCAACGTCGTCGTGTCGGGCAAACAGCCGTCCCCGCAATTCCTGACCATGGAGGAGGCGGTCGCGCATTGCACCCGCGGTGTCGGTATCTGGGAGTGGGCCGGTTCGGAGGTGCTGGGCACCGACCCCGACGTGGTCCTCGCCTCGGCCGGTGACGTGCCCACGCTGGAGGCGCTGGCCGCGGCCGACATCCTGCGCCAGCATCTGCCGGATCTGAAGGTCCGCTTCGTCAACGTCGTGGACCTGATGCGGCTGCAGGACTCGACCGAGCACCCGCACGGGCTGACCGACCGTGACTTCGACATGATCTTCACCACCCACCGGCCGATCGTCTTCGCCTACCACGGATATCCGTGGCTGATCCACCGCCTGACCTACCGCCGCACCGGGCACGCGAACCTGCACGTGCGCGGATACAAGGAGGAAGGCACCACGACGACGCCGTTCGACATGGTGATGCTCAACGACCTCGACCGCTATCACCTGGTGATGGACGTGATCGATCGGGTGCCGTCGCTGGGTTCGCGGTGCGCCCCGCTGCGTCAGCAGATGGCCGACAAGCGCCTCGCCGCGCGGGAGTACACCCGCGCGCACGGCGACGACATCCCCGAGGTCAAGGACTGGGTGTGGCCCGCGGCGCGGGAGTCCGGGTTCGGTACGGCGGGCGCCGACGCCACCTCGTCCACCGGGGGCGACAACGAATGA
- a CDS encoding dicarboxylate/amino acid:cation symporter — MKTLRHPALQIGLAAIAGILFGLAVGEWAANLKFVGDLFIRLIQMSIVPLVMASVIVATGSMTGAGTGRIAVRTFGWMFGFSVVAALLAWVLSTAFQPGTGMVYSEELDPSLEESAGEALGWQDTVLNFVSTNVFDAMSSATMVPIIVFSLLFGIALRVHVTRTGDTGVLTFIDQIQQIVLTMIRLVMYIAPIGVFCLLADMAGDVGFSVVTTALKYLGTTLVGVLILFVLFVVVVTVRTRLNPWKLPAKLAEQTAIAITTTSSAVTFPTVLKNTVEKVGVSQKVANFTLSIGLTMGSYGAVLNYMIVVMFLAQAGDIHLSFGQIALGMALAILLNMGTITVPGGFPVVAMFLATSLDLPFEAVGLLIAVDWFAGIFRTFLNVNGDTFVAMLVADADDEIDRDVYNGDKVVVAEEIDMAEYGAAMAHADRTD, encoded by the coding sequence ATGAAGACGCTGCGACACCCCGCCCTGCAGATCGGGCTCGCCGCCATCGCCGGGATCCTCTTCGGCCTGGCCGTCGGCGAGTGGGCGGCCAACCTGAAGTTCGTCGGCGACCTGTTCATCCGCCTCATCCAGATGTCCATCGTGCCGCTGGTGATGGCGTCGGTCATCGTGGCGACCGGTTCGATGACCGGCGCCGGCACCGGCAGGATCGCGGTACGCACCTTCGGGTGGATGTTCGGCTTCTCGGTGGTCGCCGCGCTGCTGGCCTGGGTGCTCAGCACCGCGTTCCAGCCGGGCACCGGCATGGTCTACTCCGAGGAACTCGACCCCAGCCTGGAGGAGTCGGCGGGTGAGGCGCTGGGCTGGCAGGACACCGTGCTGAACTTCGTCTCGACGAACGTCTTCGACGCGATGTCGTCGGCGACCATGGTGCCGATCATCGTGTTCTCGCTGCTGTTCGGTATCGCGCTGCGCGTCCACGTCACCCGCACCGGGGACACCGGGGTGCTCACGTTCATCGACCAGATCCAGCAGATCGTGCTGACGATGATCCGCCTGGTGATGTACATCGCGCCGATAGGTGTGTTCTGCCTGCTGGCCGACATGGCGGGGGACGTGGGTTTCTCGGTCGTCACCACGGCGCTGAAGTACCTCGGCACCACGCTGGTCGGGGTCCTGATCCTGTTCGTGCTGTTCGTCGTCGTGGTCACCGTCCGGACCCGGCTGAACCCGTGGAAGCTTCCCGCGAAACTGGCCGAACAGACCGCTATCGCGATCACCACCACCAGCTCGGCGGTGACCTTCCCGACCGTGCTGAAGAACACCGTCGAGAAGGTGGGGGTCAGCCAGAAGGTCGCCAACTTCACGCTGTCGATCGGGCTGACGATGGGCTCCTACGGGGCCGTCCTCAACTACATGATCGTCGTGATGTTCCTCGCCCAGGCCGGGGACATCCACCTGAGCTTCGGGCAGATCGCGCTCGGGATGGCGCTGGCGATCCTGCTGAACATGGGCACGATCACCGTCCCGGGCGGTTTCCCGGTGGTGGCGATGTTCCTGGCGACGTCCCTGGACCTGCCGTTCGAGGCGGTGGGGCTGTTGATCGCCGTCGACTGGTTCGCCGGGATCTTCCGCACGTTCCTCAACGTCAACGGCGACACGTTCGTGGCGATGCTGGTCGCCGACGCCGACGACGAGATCGACCGTGACGTCTACAACGGCGACAAGGTGGTCGTGGCCGAGGAGATCGACATGGCGGAGTACGGCGCGGCGATGGCGCACGCCGATCGGACCGACTGA